In a genomic window of Hippoglossus stenolepis isolate QCI-W04-F060 chromosome 15, HSTE1.2, whole genome shotgun sequence:
- the ins gene encoding insulin gives MAALWLQSVSLLVLMLVSWSGSQAVLPPQHLCGAHLVDALYLVCGERGFFYTPKRDVDPLLGFLPAKSGGAAAGGENEVAEFAFKDQMEMMVKRGIVEQCCHKPCNIFDLQNYCN, from the exons ATGGCGGCGCTGTGGctccagtctgtctctctgctcgtCCTAATGCTCGTGTCATGGTCGGGCTCCCAGGCCGTGCTCCCCCCGCAGCACCTCTGCGGCGCTCACCTGGTCGACGCCCTCTACCTGGTCTGTGGCGAGAGAGGCTTCTTCTACACCCCCAAGAGAGACGTGGACCCTCTGCTGG GTTTCCTTCCTGCGAAGTCGGGCGGAGCTGCAGCGGGCGGCGAGAACGAGGTGGCCGAGTTCGCCTTCAAGGACCAGATGGAGATGATGGTGAAGCGAGGCATCGTGGAGCAGTGCTGCCACAAGCCCTGCAACATCTTTGACCTGCAGAACTACTGCAACTGA